The proteins below are encoded in one region of Telopea speciosissima isolate NSW1024214 ecotype Mountain lineage chromosome 10, Tspe_v1, whole genome shotgun sequence:
- the LOC122643322 gene encoding uncharacterized protein LOC122643322 — MDSNGEGGNVGVASSGADNGSTAGYDPFKDPKRKAKSNDPRWKYGYWPDLTDKNLVKCNLCKKDLRGGIKRIKQNLVGGYGDVAKCTKTTTAIAQEMNQALMRNRKKKGGGGEETSLQVEQIQSQSGPSTGRSQSSSKVIPSSGTAAKRKRNVIIQPQVRGPMDAHVRRTPEQVVANRRLKGRNQTTIENRMRSAEEKKRVDNHIVDWLYECGIPFNALKSRSFEVMIESVAQYGSGYRPPTYHEARVSLLKSAKERTAEMKKTYEGYWKQFGCTLMSDGWTDKKGRHLINFLVNCPEGTYFMGSIDASSYVQDANTLFQLLDSKVEEIGEEYVVQVVTDNAANHKAAGALLMEKRTRLYWTPCATHCIDLMLEDIGNLKAYKKVIVKARKQTTFIYRHTRLLDAMRAKTNGRDLVRAAVTRFATSFLTLQSLLRHKDDLRHLFISDDWKHSNLAKTEAGKKVAETVFAITFWNGVEDCIRASKALIVVLRIVDADEKPALPEVYVAMEEAKKMIKKNFGDKDRLWKKVINIVNRRWKCQMERPLYAAALFLNPGKFFQYSEAEDYQMRQTLQTAFNQVTSRLVPDPSLQDKILHQAGEYRNARGLFSSSMAIRQRTTMNPSK; from the exons ATGGATAGCAACGGCGAGGGTGGTAATGTTGGCGTTGCCAGTAGTGGGGCTGATAATGGCAGTACTGCGGGGTATGATCCATTCAAAGACCCAAAGAGGAAGGCCAAATCAAATGACCCAAGGTGGAAGTATGGGTATTGGCCTGACCTTACAGACAAAAATCTTGTCAAATGCAATCTGTGCAAAAAAGATCTCAGAGGTGGGATTAAAAGGATAAAGCAAAATTTGGTGGGTGGCTATGGAGATGTTGCGAAGTGCACCAAGACAACTACAGCAATTGCTCAAGAGATGAATCAAGCTTTAATGCgcaataggaagaagaag ggaggaggaggagaagagacatcTCTACAGGTTGAGCAGATACAGTCTCAATCTGGTCCTAGTACTGGTAGGTCTCAATCTTCTTCCAAAGTGATTCCAAGCTCTGGTACAGCtgcaaagagaaagaggaatgTCATAATTCAGCCACAAGTAAGGggtcccatggatgctcatgtGAGACGGACACCTGAACAAGTGGTTGCTAATAGGAGGCTTAAAGGCCGTAACCAAACTACAATAGAGAACCGGATGAGATCAgctgaagagaaaaagagagttgaTAATCATATTGTGGATTGGCTTTATGAGTGTGGGATTCCATTTAATGCACTAAAGTCAAGAAGCTTTGAAGTGATGATTGAATCCGTTGCACAATATGGGTCCGGATATAGGCCCCCTACTTATCATGAAGCGAGGGTGTCTTTGTTAAAGTCAGCAAAGGAGAGAACTGCAGAGATGAAAAAGACCTATGAAGGGTATTGGAAGCAGTTTGGATGTACACTCATGTCTGATGGGTGGACAGATAAAAAGGGAAGACATTTGATCAACTTCCTTGTCAACTGTCCGGAGGGGACTTATTTTATGGGTTCTATTGATGCATCAAGTTATGTACAAGATGCAAATACCTTGTTTCAATTACTTGATAGCAAGGTAGAAGAAATTGGGGAAGAATATGTTGTGCAAGTTGTTACAGATAATGCTGCCAATCATAAAGCAGCTGGTGCATTGTTGATGGAGAAGAGGACAAGGCTCtattggactccttgtgcaaCTCACTGCATTGATCTTATGTTGGAAGATATTGGTAACTTGAAGGCATACAAGAAGGTGATAGTGAAGGCTAGGAAACAAACAACATTCATCTACAGACACACACGCCTTCTAGATGCCATGAGAGCTAAAACAAATGGGAGAGATCTTGTGAGGGCTGCTGTAACAAGATTTGCAACTTCATTTCTAACACTCCAGAGCTTATTGAGGCATAAGGATGACTTGaggcatttatttatttctgatgATTGGAAGCATTCTAATTTGGCAAAGACAGAGGCAGGAAAGAAAGTGGCTGAAACAGTCTTTGCTATTACATTTTGGAATGGTGTGGAAGACTGTATCAGAGCATCAAAAGCacttattgttgttttgaggATTGTAGATGCTGATGAGAAGCCTGCCTTGCCTGAAGTCTATGTTGCCATGGAAGAGGCTAAAAAGATGATTAAGAAAAATTTTGGGGATAAAGACAGGTTGTGGAAGAAAGTCATAAATATTGTTAATAGGCGATGGAAGTGTCAGATGGAGCGCCCATTGTATGCTGCTGCATTGTTTCTTAATCCTGGGAAGTTTTTTCAGTATTCAGAAGCTGAGGATTATCAAATGAGACAGACTTTACAAACGGCTTTTAATCAAGTCACCTCAAGATTAGTGCCTGATCCATCTTTACAAGACAAGATATTACATCAGGCTGGTGAATATAGAAATGCTCGAGGTCTTTTTTCGAGCAGTATGGCCATTAGACAACGGACAACTATGAATCCTAGTAAGTAG